The DNA window GCAACGGCAAGGAGTGGGACCGCAACCCTCGCATCCAGGAGTACATGCGCGCCCACAACCTCAAGAACAACGAGGCCCTGCAGGCCTACTTCACCACCCGCGTGCAGGAGCTCGTGACTAAACACGGCAAGATCCCCATCGGATGGGATGAAGTCCTCCAGCCCAACACCCCCAAGCAGGTCATGATCCAGTCCTGGCGCGGCCAGGAGTCTGTAGCGGCTGCGGCCAAGAATGGCCACAACGTCATCCTCTCGAATGGCTATTACATCGACCTGAGCGAACCCGCGTCGCAGCACTACGCTGTCGACCCGCTCGGCAAGGCCGCGGATCTCACCCCCCAAGAGAAGAGCCACATCCTCGGCGGTGAAGCCACCATGTGGAGCGAGATGGTCACCTCCGAGACCATCGAGGGTCGCATCTGGCCCCGCACCGCGGCCATAGCGGAGCGCCTCTGGTCGCCGCAGGACATCACCGACCAGGCCTCCATGTACAAGCGCCTCGCGATCGCCGCGCAGACCCTCACTTGGCAGGGCATCCCTTACCTCGCCACAAGTAGCAACATGATTGACCGCATCGCCGGCGGCAACGACTCTGCCTCGCTGCGCGTCGTGGCCAGCGTCGTCGAGCCACCCAAGGAGTACGCACGCCCGGATCTGAAGCCCTACGACAGTGGGTCGCCCATGAACCTGCTCGTCGACGCCGTCTCGCCTGAGAGCGACACCGCCCGCAACTTCCGCGATCTCGCTGCCCGCATCGCCAGCGGCACCGCGACCTCGGCCGATCGCGCCCAGGCCCGCCAATGGCTCACTCTCTGGCGCGACAACGACGCGGCACTCCAACCCACCATCTCTTCCTCGGCGTTGGCCGCGGAGCTCGCGCCTATCTCGCGTAACCTGCGCGACAGCTCCGCCATTGGTCTCATTGCGCTCGACGCCATCGAGCAGAAGAAGCCTCTTGCGGCTGCCGATCAATCGCAGCAACTGGCGACGCTCAAGACCCTGGAAGCACCACAAGCCGTGCTGCTCAACATGACCGTCCCTGGTGTCGAAGCTCTCGTCACCGCAGCCAGCCGCTAATCCTACCCGAAGCGTCATCCAAAGTCCGTCATCGCCAGTAAAGCCGGTTGCCCCTTCTTCGCGACAGTCTCATCGTCGCTAAGGTGGGACAGTCGCGCTACGCGCGAACCAGCCTCCCTCCACCAAAGCTCCAGCCATGGACTTGCAAGCCCGTGGCATACCCACCCACACCCATCCGGAAACCCACGCCGTCGCGATTTCAATTGACATCGCAGCTTCTTTACTTCTACTAATATTCACATATTCAAACGTTGCAATAACCGGATACGCGATCTCCATCGTAGCGAAATCCTTCTGCAACGCTCTACCTCTCAATCTCCATAGGACGGTTCGCAGATGATGCTCCCGCGCAAAGCTCCCGTTTCCAGCATGGCCCTCTCGCGGCTCTGCGTTCTCGCACTCGCCGCTGTAACGCCCGCTCTTCATGCAGCCACCGCCACGCCACTTAAGCTCGGCTGGACCGTGCAGTCTGATTGCAAGATCCACGGCGACGGTGCGACCCTCTCGCGCCCGGGGGCCTCGACGCAAGGCTGGTACAGCGCGACCATCCCCTCCACCGTGCTCGCCGTACAGGTAGCCGCAGGCGAGTTCAAAGATCCCTACGTGGGCACCAATCTCCGTTCGATCCCCGGCACGTCCTACCCCATCGGCCAGAACTTCTCGAACCTCGACATGCCTCCCGACAGCCCATACCGCTGCGGCTGGTGGTATCGCAAGTCCTTCGAGGTTCCCGCCAGCGACGCTGGTAAGACCTCCTGGCTCCACTTCAACGGAATCAACTACCGCGCCGACGTCTGGCTCAACGGCATCAAGATCGCCAGCTCCAGCGACGTCCAGGGAGCCTACCGCACCTACGACTTCAACGTCAGCAAAGCTCTCAAGCCCGGCCACGAAAACGTCCTCGCCGTCGAAACCTTCGCTCCCACGCCCACCGATCTTGGCATCAACTGGGTCGACTGGAACCCCTGCCCTCCGGACAAGGACATGGGCCTGTGGGGCGCGGTCAGCCTGCGATCAAGCGGCCCTGTCGTCGTCCGTTCCCCCATGGTGACGACCCACTTCACCGACGCCTCTCTAAAGACCGCCGAACTCACCGTCCGCGCTGCGGTCGATAACGCAACCGACCATCCCATCGAAGGTCGACTCGAAGGCAGCGTCGCTGGAGTCGTCATCTCCCAACCCGTAACACTTGCGGCAAACGAGTCAAAGTCCATCGCCTTCACTCCCTCTGACTATCCTCAGCTCACCATCTCGAATCCCCACGTCTGGTGGCCCGCTGATGTAGGCGCTCACCCGCTCGAAACCGCCTCTCTCAAGTTCGTCATCGCTGGCGCGGTGTCAGACGAAAAGTCCATCCGCTTCGGCATTCGCGAGGTCGTCTCCGAGTTCACTCCCAAGGGGGCTCGTCTCTTCAAGGTCAACCAGCGGCCTATCCTTATCCGCGGCGCCGGCTGGTCGCCCGACATGATGCTGCGCGAGCAGCCGGAAAAGCTCGCCGCCGAGTTCGCCCTCGTCCACGACATGCACCTCAACACCATCCGCCTCGAAGGCAAGCTCGAGACCGAGGAGTTCTTCCGGCTCGCCGACGAGCAGGGCGTCATGGTCATCGCCGGCTGGTGCTGCTGCGATCACTGGGAGCACTGGGACAAGTGGGACGCCAACACCCTAAAGGTTGCCACCGCATCGCTCGACGCGCAGGTCATGCGCATCCGCAGCCATCCCAGCCTCATCGCCTGGCTCAACGGCAGCGACAACCCGCCGCCAGCAAACGTCGAGACCGCTTACCTCAACGTCCTCAAGCAGGACTTCTGGCCCAACGCCATCGCCTCCTCTGCCACCGGCCAGCCGACCACGGTCACCGGCGAGAGCGGCGTCAAGATGACCGGCCCGTACGATTACGTCGCCCCCTCTTACTGGCTCACCGACACCAATAAATACGGCGGAGCCTATGGCTTCAACACCGAAACCGGCCCCGGCCCTGCAATCCCATCGCTCACCAGCCTCAAGAAGATGCTCGGCCCAGGCCACGACTGGCCGCGGGATGATGTCTGGTCCTACCACGCCGGCGGCGGAGGCTTCAAGGACATCCACGTCTTCAACGACGCCATGAAAGCCACCTATGGCATGCCCGACTCCGCAGCCCGCTATAACCTTATCGCGCAATCGATGGCCTTCGACGGCGAGCGCGCCATGTTCGAGGCCTACGGCCGCAACAAGTACACGTCCACCGGAGTCATCCAGTGGATGCTCACCAATGCTTGGCCCTCCAGCATCTGGCACCTCTACGACTACTACCTCGACGCGGGCGGCGGGTTCTACGGCGCGAAGAAGGCCTGCGAGCTCCTCCACGTCCAGTACAGCTACGACGACCACAGCGTCTACGTCGTCAACAGCGTCTACGAAGCCACACCCGGCCTCACCGCTTCAGCCCGCGTTTACGACCTCAACCTCAAGGAACTTTTCTCTAAGTCAGCGCCGCTCGACTCCGCCTCCGACAGCTCCACCAAAGCCATCGACATCCCGCAGGATGTCTTCTCCAACACCTCCGCCACCTACATCGTCCACCTCGAACTCAAGGACGTGAAGGGCCGCATCGTCAGCACCAACTCCTACTGGGTGCCCGGCAAACTGACCGAGTTCGACTGGGCGAAGACCAACTATACCCACACGCCCGCCAAGACTCCCGAAGACATGACCGCCCTCGCATCTCTTCCCTCCGCAAAGGTGAAAGTAACCGCGCAGAACGCAGGCGATCGAATCCACGTCCATCTCTCGAATCCTTCGGACAAGCTTGCCTTTCAACTCGCCGTAGAGCTCGAAGACGAGCACGGCGCAAAGCTCCCACGCATCACGTGGAGCGACAACTACCTCGAGTTGCTTCCCGGCGGACAGCGGGAACTCACAGCCCTGCTCCCCGCCGAGACACTCACCGCCCTCGGCATCAAAGACGCGTCCACTCTCAAGGTCAAGCTCGAAGGCTGGAACGTAGCCCCCGTCACCATCAACCCCATCCACAACACAAAATGAGAACAGGTAAGTAAGAACGGGTGCACCATCCATCGCGTCTTTGCGATGGGTGGGATGTACGAATCTCACCCAGCAGCTCTTCGTTATACCCTGAACCAATCACTCCGTTACACAAGGACCCCCATGCCAGAAGTTCAGTCCGCCGCAGTCACCCTCAAACGGAGCCTGCGCTACCGCGACCTGATCCTCTACGGCATCATCCTGATTCAGCCCACGGCCCCCATGCCGGTCTTCGGCGTCATCTACCAGGAGTCGCGCGGGCACGTCGTCCTCGCCATCCTGCTCGCGCTCGTCGCCATGCTCTTCACCGCCTACAGCTACGGCCGGATGGCGCGCGCCTATCCGACCGGCGGCTCCGCCTTCACCTACGTCGGCCAGGAGCTCCACCCCGGCCTCGGCTACATCACCGGTTGGTGCATGGCGATGGACTACATCCTGAACCCGCTCATCTGCACCATCTGGTGCAGCAAAGCCGCGATGAACTTCGTCCCCGGCATCCCCTACGTCGCGTGGGTTCTCCTCTTCGCTCTCCTCTTCACCGGCCTCAACCTTCGCGGCGTCGAAACCTCCGCCCGCATCAACGCCGCCGTAGCCGCTGGCCTTGGCGTCGTCATCGTCCTCTTTGTCGCCGCCGCCGTCCGCTATCTCATCCACAACGCCATCGGTTCGCCCGCCTTCTTCCTCGACCCCCTCTACAACAAGGCCACCTTCTCCGCTCCCGCCGTCTATCGCGGAACCTCGATCGCGGTGCTCACCTATATCGGTTTCGACGGCATCTCTACCCTCAGTGACGAAGCGCACGATCCGAAGCGCACCATCCCACGCGCCATCATCCTCACCTGCCTCATCACCGGCGTCCTGGCCAGCATCGAGGTCTATCTCGCCCAGCTGGTCTGGCCCCGTGGCATGGCCTTCCCCGACCTCGACACCGCGTACGTCGCTGTCGCCCGCCGCGTCGGCGGTGTCGTTCTTTTCGCCATCATGAACGGGGCCCTATTAATCGCCACCGTCGGATCGGGTATGGCCTCGCAGCTTGGTGCCGCGCGACTGCTCTTTGCCATGGGACAGGATGGCGCTCTGCCTCGCAGTTTCTTCGGCACGCTCAACCCAGTCCGACGCATCCCTCAGAACAATGTCCTCCTCATCGGAGCGATTGTATTGGTCGGATCACTCGCCATGAGTTATCAATTGGGGACGGAGCTTCTCAACTACGGAGCGCTGCTTGCTTTCATGGGAGTCAACCTCTCATCTGCTGTCCTTGCATGGCGCTCCCGGGAGTCTGGCTTCTGGGTAGCAATCGTTTTCTCGCTCGCTGGATTCATCGTCTGCCTCTTTCTCTGGCGCAACCTCGGCCATACTGCGCTCAAGGCAGGAACCATCTGGGCAGCGCTTGGGATCCTGTTGTGGCTCGTCCGCCGCAAGCAGATGAACTCGCCGTTAGAGAAGGAATTGCAGTAACGGGGATGCGGCAGATCGCCTGATCAATCGATACGAAAACCTCTGATACTTAGACCAAACGAACAAGTAGCTCTGGTTTATCTTCCACAATAAATTCCGGCCTCGCTTCCCTCCAAATTCTCCCTCCTCAAGTAATCGTTTTCCGAATCTTTTCAAAATACGTTTTTATTAGCGAATATTGTTTCGGAGCACAGAAGATCTCTATCTTCCGTCGTTCGTAAACACATTCTGGAGCCCCTTGCCCAAAAGTGGTCCGTCCGCATGTTCTCCAAAAAAATCTCTTCAAACAACCCATTGACACGTTTGTGCAAATGCGTATAGATTTTGCAGCCGAATCAACTGAATCGTTTTTGTAGCGGCCAAACCAAGACCCGCGTGTCGGAGGAAACCTCTTCGGCACGGCACAGGCACCACGGCAGACCGGGGCTGAAGATCGGGCAGAAGAATAAGCCTCGGCACCCGCAAGACGCAAGACCCTTTAGGAGGAGTGAACCGTGAATCGAAAGATAAGGCGTTACCTTTCCTTGCCAGTAGTTCTTTTGCTGGCCTTTGTAGTTTCCCTAACATGTTCCGCTCAACAGAACTCCGAGATCAACGGAACCGTATCGGATAAGCAAGGCGCAGTCGTTCCCAACGCGCATCTCGTTCTCACCCAACCCAGCACCGGTCTCACCAGAGAGACCGATAGCACCGCCGCCGGATACTTCAGCTTCGCCGGTCTCAACATAGGCACCTACACGCTGAAGATCACCGCTCCTGGCTTCCAGACAGCGGTGCAATCCGGGCTCGAAGTCAACGTCTCACAGACCCTGCGCACCGACGTCTCGATGACCGTAGGCTCTGTCGACACCACGGTGTCCGTCGAAGCCAGCGCCCTCCAGGTCCAGGCAGACTCGAACGTGGTCAGCACGCTCATCAACGCCGACCAGATCACCGAACTCGCCACCGAAAACCGCAACTTCGTCGCCCTGGTCGCCCTCGGTCTCGGTGTAAGCTCTACTGTTCCCGACAGCAACACTCCAACATCCGTCGCTTCGAACTTCAACATCAGCGTCAACGGACTTCGCGAAAGCCACAACATCTGGCTCATCGACGGTGGTGAAGCCGACGATCGCGGCGGCGGAGGTGGAGCAAGCATCATGCCCTCACAGGACGCGATCGCTCAGTTCGAGACGCTCGCCAGCAACTATCCCCCCGACTACGGTATCTCTTCGGGCGCAACTATCTCGATGGGTCTTAAGAGCGGCACGCGCAAGTTTCACGGCTCTCTATGGGAGTTCAACCGCAACGCCGACTACAACGCCAACACCTACTTCAACAATCAGGGTGGACAGCCGCGCTCCAAATTGGACTACAACATCTACGGCTTCAACGTGGGCGGCCCCATCTTCGTCCCGAAGGTCTACAACAACAATCGCGAGAGGACGTTCTTCTTCTGGAACGAAGAATGGCGCAAGATCGTTCAGGGTAGCAGCCCGACCAACGTGAATACTCTTCCAACGGCAGACTTTCCTGTTGCCGGGCAAAATCTCACGTACGTCGCTCCAGCGTTCGCACCCACAACCACAATCAAGGTTCCCACCGTCGGCGATCCGGCCTACAACACGAAGCTCGCTGCGCTAGGTCTTACTCCCGGCAGCCCCTTTCCCGGCAACGTGATCCCCGCGGCCTTGCTTGACCCCAACGCCATTCTTTACCTCGGCAGCGGCGTTGTTCCCAAGGCCAACCTATCCAACGGTCAGAATGTGTCTTCCGCCAATCAACCCATCAATGTCCGCGATGATGTGGTCCGTATCGACCACAAGATCAACGACAAGCTGCAACTGCTCGGCCACTACCTCGCCGATCAGGTGACCCAGGTGTATTCCTCGCCCATGCTTGGCTGGTCCGGAGCAAGCTATCCCACCATCACCAGCACGCTCGCGAATCCTTCCAACAGCGCTGTCGTCAAACTGACCGACACCATTAGCCCAAATCTGCTTCTCGAAGCAAGCTTCAACTACGACGGAAACGTCATCCACATCACAAACAGCGCCAATTCACAGACCCCCGCTGGCTGGAGCGTCAATCCCTTCTTTGCAAACGGATCCAAGAATCTTCCGAATATAAGCTGGGCGGCTCCCTACGGCACCGACGAAAACCCTGGATCGGCGCCATGGCACAACGCTGCTCGCGACTACTCACCGAACGGCAGCATTTACTATGCGATAGGCGCGCACCAGATGAAATTCGGCGGCGGTTACAACCGATACACCAAGA is part of the Granulicella aggregans genome and encodes:
- a CDS encoding beta-N-acetylhexosaminidase; the encoded protein is MIASSLPLRLSAVAALSASLFCISLHAQTPLQIMPLPAHATVASGSFAINGTLRIVFTGYQEPRLERARQRFLANVASRTGIPQWASAPATAPGITIHTGGPSATVQQVADDESYKLQVAPADISIDAPTPLGAMHALQTLLQLIELTPSGFTIPAVTIDDAPRFPWRGLMVDSGRHFISLDVLYRTLDGMEATKLNVFHWHLSEDQGFRLESKTFPLLQEKGSDGLFYTQQQAKEVIAYARDRGIRVIPEFDMPGHATAMFVGYPDLASGPGPYQIERQWGIFDPAMDPTRESTYKFLDKFFAEMTALFPDAYFHIGGDECNGKEWDRNPRIQEYMRAHNLKNNEALQAYFTTRVQELVTKHGKIPIGWDEVLQPNTPKQVMIQSWRGQESVAAAAKNGHNVILSNGYYIDLSEPASQHYAVDPLGKAADLTPQEKSHILGGEATMWSEMVTSETIEGRIWPRTAAIAERLWSPQDITDQASMYKRLAIAAQTLTWQGIPYLATSSNMIDRIAGGNDSASLRVVASVVEPPKEYARPDLKPYDSGSPMNLLVDAVSPESDTARNFRDLAARIASGTATSADRAQARQWLTLWRDNDAALQPTISSSALAAELAPISRNLRDSSAIGLIALDAIEQKKPLAAADQSQQLATLKTLEAPQAVLLNMTVPGVEALVTAASR
- a CDS encoding glycosyl hydrolase 2 galactose-binding domain-containing protein — translated: MMLPRKAPVSSMALSRLCVLALAAVTPALHAATATPLKLGWTVQSDCKIHGDGATLSRPGASTQGWYSATIPSTVLAVQVAAGEFKDPYVGTNLRSIPGTSYPIGQNFSNLDMPPDSPYRCGWWYRKSFEVPASDAGKTSWLHFNGINYRADVWLNGIKIASSSDVQGAYRTYDFNVSKALKPGHENVLAVETFAPTPTDLGINWVDWNPCPPDKDMGLWGAVSLRSSGPVVVRSPMVTTHFTDASLKTAELTVRAAVDNATDHPIEGRLEGSVAGVVISQPVTLAANESKSIAFTPSDYPQLTISNPHVWWPADVGAHPLETASLKFVIAGAVSDEKSIRFGIREVVSEFTPKGARLFKVNQRPILIRGAGWSPDMMLREQPEKLAAEFALVHDMHLNTIRLEGKLETEEFFRLADEQGVMVIAGWCCCDHWEHWDKWDANTLKVATASLDAQVMRIRSHPSLIAWLNGSDNPPPANVETAYLNVLKQDFWPNAIASSATGQPTTVTGESGVKMTGPYDYVAPSYWLTDTNKYGGAYGFNTETGPGPAIPSLTSLKKMLGPGHDWPRDDVWSYHAGGGGFKDIHVFNDAMKATYGMPDSAARYNLIAQSMAFDGERAMFEAYGRNKYTSTGVIQWMLTNAWPSSIWHLYDYYLDAGGGFYGAKKACELLHVQYSYDDHSVYVVNSVYEATPGLTASARVYDLNLKELFSKSAPLDSASDSSTKAIDIPQDVFSNTSATYIVHLELKDVKGRIVSTNSYWVPGKLTEFDWAKTNYTHTPAKTPEDMTALASLPSAKVKVTAQNAGDRIHVHLSNPSDKLAFQLAVELEDEHGAKLPRITWSDNYLELLPGGQRELTALLPAETLTALGIKDASTLKVKLEGWNVAPVTINPIHNTK
- a CDS encoding APC family permease translates to MPEVQSAAVTLKRSLRYRDLILYGIILIQPTAPMPVFGVIYQESRGHVVLAILLALVAMLFTAYSYGRMARAYPTGGSAFTYVGQELHPGLGYITGWCMAMDYILNPLICTIWCSKAAMNFVPGIPYVAWVLLFALLFTGLNLRGVETSARINAAVAAGLGVVIVLFVAAAVRYLIHNAIGSPAFFLDPLYNKATFSAPAVYRGTSIAVLTYIGFDGISTLSDEAHDPKRTIPRAIILTCLITGVLASIEVYLAQLVWPRGMAFPDLDTAYVAVARRVGGVVLFAIMNGALLIATVGSGMASQLGAARLLFAMGQDGALPRSFFGTLNPVRRIPQNNVLLIGAIVLVGSLAMSYQLGTELLNYGALLAFMGVNLSSAVLAWRSRESGFWVAIVFSLAGFIVCLFLWRNLGHTALKAGTIWAALGILLWLVRRKQMNSPLEKELQ